In Gracilimonas sp., a single window of DNA contains:
- a CDS encoding MoxR family ATPase, with product MSTEEKDTTNTSSENENKDATPFESRTDLSGVESLVNNIRTELGKIIVGQHRMVDLLIAALLADGHVLIEGVPGVAKTLTTKLLAQTIDSDFSRIQFTPDLMPADVIGTSVFNPKTTDFEFKEGPVFSNIVLIDEINRSPAKTQAALFEVMEERQITVDGKTYFMDAPFMVVATQNPIEHEGTYRLPEAQLDRFLFRIDVPYPSLDEEIEILAGSYSRKNKLDISTLAKVISAEEIAKQRDIVASIHVEPELMKYIAEVIQNTRNSSSVSIGASPRASVFVMKAAQAWAAMNGRDFITPEDVKEVINPVLRHRITLTPEKEMEGMKPDQVIQIILEKVEVPR from the coding sequence ATGAGTACTGAAGAAAAAGATACAACGAATACGTCCTCTGAAAACGAAAACAAAGATGCGACTCCTTTTGAAAGCAGAACCGATCTTTCCGGAGTGGAAAGCCTGGTAAATAACATCCGCACAGAACTCGGAAAAATCATTGTGGGGCAGCACCGCATGGTAGATTTGCTGATTGCAGCCCTCCTCGCTGATGGACATGTCCTGATTGAAGGCGTTCCGGGAGTTGCCAAAACTTTGACCACCAAATTGCTGGCTCAAACCATAGATTCTGATTTTTCGCGTATCCAGTTCACTCCCGATTTGATGCCTGCGGATGTAATCGGCACCTCTGTCTTCAATCCAAAAACCACCGATTTTGAATTCAAGGAAGGGCCGGTTTTTTCTAATATTGTTCTCATCGATGAAATCAATCGCTCACCGGCAAAAACCCAGGCTGCATTGTTTGAAGTAATGGAAGAACGTCAAATCACCGTAGACGGAAAAACTTATTTTATGGATGCTCCCTTTATGGTTGTGGCTACTCAAAACCCCATTGAACATGAAGGCACCTACCGGCTTCCCGAAGCTCAATTAGACCGGTTCTTGTTCCGAATTGATGTACCCTATCCTTCGCTCGATGAAGAAATCGAAATTCTGGCGGGCAGTTATTCCCGCAAAAACAAGCTGGATATCAGTACGCTGGCAAAAGTGATCTCAGCTGAAGAGATAGCCAAACAACGGGATATTGTAGCTTCCATACACGTGGAGCCTGAGCTTATGAAATACATTGCAGAAGTCATTCAAAATACTCGGAACAGCAGCTCAGTTTCCATCGGAGCTTCACCGAGGGCTTCAGTATTTGTAATGAAAGCCGCACAAGCCTGGGCAGCCATGAACGGCCGTGATTTTATAACTCCGGAAGATGTGAAAGAAGTTATCAACCCTGTGCTGCGACACCGAATTACTCTCACCCCTGAAAAAGAAATGGAAGGGATGAAACCAGACCAGGTAATCCAGATTATTCTGGAAAAAGTGGAGGTGCCGCGGTAA
- a CDS encoding DUF4350 domain-containing protein gives MIKKERTYYIILGVLVSAFVLVQILKPKPLDWTESFSAEDKIPYGGYILHELLPYTFPGQDIITNQSPVFEYADTANPKKNWIFINRTFNIDQWETEILLSQVKKGADVFIAARSFGQALSDSLNLTTSLNSPFLGGGNILEDDTVHVNFTNPRLKRDTGYPYYRSTTETFFSNIDSTLKVSTLGINEQKNNNFLRVQLGEGNLYLHSNPTLFTNYFVRDETGSDYALTALSYLPNQTTIWDEYYKDVRSSGGSVVKYVVSEEHLSWAWFLGLSGVLLFMIFRAKRSQRIIPVIKPPKNSSIEFAKTIGSLYLEKGDHKLIADKKIRFFFDYIRTNLGLDTDKIDGHLKKDVSLRSGIEESEIHTLFDLIDMVSSQENISRNELKLLTERIDQFYNLSQR, from the coding sequence ATGATCAAAAAAGAGCGCACATACTATATCATTCTTGGAGTTTTAGTCTCCGCATTTGTCCTGGTTCAAATATTAAAGCCCAAACCTTTAGACTGGACTGAGAGTTTTTCTGCCGAAGATAAAATTCCATATGGCGGGTATATCCTTCATGAACTGCTGCCTTATACCTTTCCCGGTCAGGATATTATTACCAATCAATCCCCGGTTTTTGAGTATGCGGATACTGCCAATCCCAAAAAAAACTGGATTTTCATAAACAGAACATTCAACATCGATCAATGGGAAACAGAAATCTTGCTATCTCAGGTAAAAAAAGGGGCGGATGTTTTTATAGCGGCCAGAAGTTTTGGGCAGGCATTAAGCGATAGCCTGAATCTTACTACCTCACTTAATAGTCCCTTTTTGGGGGGTGGAAATATTTTAGAAGATGATACTGTACACGTCAATTTCACAAACCCCCGTCTTAAAAGAGACACCGGATACCCTTATTACCGAAGTACCACCGAAACTTTTTTCTCAAATATTGACTCTACGCTTAAAGTCAGCACCCTTGGAATCAATGAACAGAAAAATAATAATTTTCTGCGCGTTCAATTGGGGGAAGGAAATCTTTATCTTCACTCCAATCCTACCCTGTTCACTAATTATTTTGTGCGGGATGAAACCGGTTCGGATTACGCCCTGACGGCCCTTTCCTACCTTCCAAATCAAACTACCATTTGGGATGAATATTACAAAGATGTGCGCTCTTCCGGAGGAAGCGTAGTTAAATATGTGGTTTCGGAAGAACATCTGAGCTGGGCTTGGTTCCTGGGTTTAAGCGGTGTGCTGTTGTTTATGATTTTCAGAGCCAAACGTTCTCAAAGGATTATTCCTGTTATTAAGCCTCCAAAAAATTCCAGCATTGAGTTTGCCAAAACTATTGGCAGCCTGTATCTGGAAAAAGGGGATCACAAGCTAATAGCTGACAAAAAAATCCGGTTTTTCTTTGACTATATTCGTACGAACCTGGGACTTGATACAGATAAAATTGATGGTCATTTGAAGAAAGATGTTTCCCTCAGGTCCGGGATTGAGGAAAGTGAAATCCATACCCTGTTTGATTTGATTGATATGGTATCAAGCCAGGAGAACATAAGCCGGAATGAGCTAAAATTATTAACTGAACGAATTGATCAATTCTATAACCTAAGTCAACGATGA
- a CDS encoding stage II sporulation protein M yields MREVAFLRKNADKWKKFEQLLKNKSNDDPDQLADLYIELSADLAYAQANYPGSKTEQYLNQLSVAVHDEIYRSKKEETGRIITFWTQEIPRLFATKQKELLYSFIVFSLAIGIGILSSINDPSFVRFIMGDAYVNMTISNINEGDPLAVYKKAEEMDMFFAITVNNVRVSFYAFVSGLLTSIGVGVVLLNNGVMVGAFLHFFAEYGLIGEALRVIFIHGSLELSAIVIAGAAGFVVGNGFLFPGTYSRKDSFIKAGREGLKMIVGLVPIFIAAGFLESFVTRYTNMPIWLSLFIIFSSLAFILYYFVLLPMTLKEK; encoded by the coding sequence ATGAGAGAAGTAGCCTTTTTAAGAAAAAATGCGGATAAGTGGAAGAAATTCGAGCAGCTGCTGAAGAATAAATCGAATGACGATCCTGATCAACTTGCCGACTTATATATAGAACTCAGTGCCGATTTGGCTTATGCGCAAGCCAATTATCCGGGCAGTAAAACAGAGCAGTACCTAAATCAACTATCGGTAGCCGTTCATGATGAGATCTATCGATCAAAAAAAGAAGAAACGGGCCGCATTATCACCTTTTGGACACAGGAAATTCCCCGTCTTTTTGCTACCAAACAAAAGGAACTGTTGTACAGCTTCATTGTTTTCAGCCTAGCCATCGGTATTGGAATTCTTTCTTCCATAAATGATCCTTCTTTTGTGCGTTTCATCATGGGCGATGCTTACGTCAACATGACCATTAGCAACATTAATGAAGGTGATCCGCTGGCAGTGTATAAAAAAGCAGAAGAGATGGATATGTTCTTTGCTATCACCGTAAATAACGTACGTGTTTCATTTTATGCCTTTGTTAGCGGCTTGCTGACTTCCATCGGTGTGGGCGTGGTGCTGCTTAATAACGGAGTGATGGTTGGCGCATTCCTGCATTTCTTTGCCGAATACGGATTAATTGGTGAAGCCCTTCGGGTTATATTTATTCATGGCAGCTTAGAGCTCTCGGCCATCGTAATTGCCGGTGCTGCCGGATTTGTGGTAGGCAATGGATTTCTGTTTCCCGGCACATATTCCCGAAAAGATTCTTTCATCAAAGCCGGGAGAGAAGGATTAAAAATGATTGTGGGCCTAGTGCCCATCTTCATAGCTGCGGGATTTCTTGAATCCTTTGTAACGCGTTATACTAACATGCCGATTTGGTTGAGCTTATTCATAATTTTCAGTTCCTTAGCGTTTATTCTCTACTATTTTGTTTTACTACCAATGACCTTAAAAGAAAAATAA
- a CDS encoding DUF4129 domain-containing protein: MRLSCKIYLSLSLLLILALPISSLAQDNTAPELPADSSDINVRTVDTETLKNITDEQVFEYNEELAQNPESLMSRVYQWIIQVIRYIMDNRWASALLRFIFFGIFALVLIALINQILGGNMTTAFSKKKAKESVSLNIQQSELKTTNYNELLNSALSENRFRDAVRILYLKALQELNETELIVWKQDKTNHDYLRELGTHPVKSPFNRLTYYYEYVEYGDFRIDKKGFENIRDIYRQFQEQAAQS, translated from the coding sequence ATGAGATTATCCTGCAAAATATATCTTTCATTGAGCTTATTGCTGATTCTGGCACTGCCCATATCCTCCTTGGCACAGGATAACACTGCCCCTGAATTACCTGCAGACAGCAGTGATATCAACGTTCGGACGGTAGATACTGAAACCCTAAAAAACATAACGGATGAGCAGGTTTTTGAATACAATGAAGAATTAGCCCAGAACCCGGAATCGCTAATGAGCCGGGTTTATCAGTGGATTATTCAGGTTATTCGATACATTATGGACAATCGATGGGCTTCGGCATTACTCAGGTTTATCTTCTTTGGTATTTTCGCATTGGTACTGATTGCATTAATCAATCAAATACTGGGTGGAAATATGACCACGGCTTTTTCAAAAAAGAAGGCCAAAGAATCCGTATCACTGAATATTCAACAGTCGGAACTCAAAACAACGAATTATAACGAGCTATTAAACTCCGCCTTGTCTGAAAACCGTTTCCGGGATGCCGTTCGTATTCTATACCTAAAAGCCCTGCAAGAGCTCAATGAAACCGAATTGATCGTATGGAAACAGGACAAAACAAATCATGATTATCTCAGAGAATTAGGTACCCACCCTGTGAAATCCCCCTTTAACCGGCTCACTTATTATTATGAATATGTGGAATATGGGGATTTTCGTATTGATAAAAAGGGCTTTGAAAATATTCGGGACATTTATCGCCAATTTCAGGAACAAGCTGCTCAATCATGA